From Fretibacterium sp. OH1220_COT-178, the proteins below share one genomic window:
- a CDS encoding glutamine synthetase III, with translation MLILEVFPIEARRYPTIREIFGSMVFDRRVMKEKLNQDVYERLVAAMEGRQKLDAGVADIVAMAMRDWAVAHGATHWAHWFHPQTELTAEKHQAFTVAGSEGTPIEVFRGSDLMQGEPDASSFPSAGKRSTFEARGYSAWDISSPAFIVKSAKGGTLCIPSVFLSCDGTPLDLKTPLLRALDALESRSLKLLKLFGRRGVRGVRMTVGAEQEFFLLDRPRAQGRPDIRFCGRTLIGAQPAKDQKLDHHYLGAIPPRVLSYMEDVERDLARLGISVATRHNEVARCQFEFAPLFSDANTACDQNQILMETMRKLARQHDLRLLFHEKPFQGMNGSGKHVNLSLMDSEGVNLLKPSHGHRRNVVFLTFLAAAVLGISEYHGLLHAATATAGNLFRLGGHEAPPSIISVYLGSALTDLLSRLDQADVSLPDRGLMDLGLAKLPAIIPFDSDRNRTAPVAFTGDKFEFRAPGASQSIALPVTMFASIWAWGVQQLTEMIEARSAGGGDPVDVALDAVKEAVRRGGKILFEGDAYSHEWHGEARRRGLIQAETLPGKIDLLLLPENRRMLDELGVFRAHELEALHDIRMESFVRALEIEVAILYDMLWEGVLPAISRQLVLEKNSLSALDGMDFQEAAPWREYILDLGRTKALLIADAHRLNELRGRMAELPVRERADFLVGTVVPLMETIRGRCDAAELNIAADIWPYPISRNLLSLSV, from the coding sequence ATGCTTATCCTGGAGGTGTTCCCGATAGAGGCGCGCAGATACCCGACGATACGGGAGATTTTTGGGTCCATGGTCTTCGACCGCAGGGTGATGAAGGAGAAGTTGAATCAGGACGTCTACGAGCGGCTCGTTGCCGCGATGGAGGGACGCCAGAAGCTGGATGCCGGGGTGGCCGACATCGTGGCGATGGCGATGCGGGACTGGGCCGTGGCGCATGGGGCGACGCACTGGGCGCATTGGTTCCATCCTCAGACCGAGCTGACGGCCGAGAAGCACCAGGCCTTCACCGTAGCCGGCTCCGAGGGGACGCCCATCGAGGTGTTCCGGGGATCGGACCTGATGCAGGGCGAGCCGGACGCCTCCTCCTTTCCCTCGGCGGGAAAGCGCTCCACCTTCGAAGCCCGGGGCTACAGCGCCTGGGACATCAGCAGCCCCGCGTTCATCGTGAAGAGCGCCAAGGGGGGGACGCTCTGCATACCCTCGGTGTTCCTGTCCTGCGACGGCACGCCTCTCGACCTCAAGACGCCCCTTTTGAGGGCGCTCGACGCCCTGGAGAGCCGTTCCCTCAAGCTCCTGAAGCTCTTCGGCCGCAGGGGGGTGCGCGGGGTTCGCATGACGGTCGGGGCGGAGCAGGAATTTTTTCTCCTGGACCGCCCGCGCGCGCAGGGGCGTCCGGACATCCGGTTCTGCGGCCGAACCCTGATCGGAGCTCAGCCCGCAAAGGACCAGAAGCTGGACCATCATTATCTCGGCGCCATCCCTCCCCGGGTCCTGAGCTACATGGAGGACGTGGAGCGGGACCTCGCCCGGCTCGGGATCTCCGTCGCCACCCGGCACAACGAGGTGGCGCGCTGCCAGTTCGAGTTCGCGCCCCTCTTCTCGGACGCGAACACGGCCTGCGACCAGAACCAGATCCTCATGGAGACGATGCGGAAGCTCGCCCGCCAGCACGACCTCAGGCTGCTCTTCCACGAGAAGCCCTTTCAGGGGATGAACGGGAGCGGAAAGCACGTCAACCTCTCCCTGATGGACAGCGAGGGGGTCAACCTGCTGAAGCCGTCCCACGGCCACCGGCGCAACGTCGTGTTCCTGACCTTCCTGGCCGCGGCCGTACTGGGCATCTCGGAATACCACGGTTTGCTCCATGCCGCCACGGCCACGGCGGGCAACCTGTTCCGCCTGGGCGGGCACGAGGCGCCCCCCTCCATCATCAGCGTCTACCTGGGGTCCGCCCTGACCGATCTCCTCTCCCGGCTCGATCAGGCGGACGTCTCTTTGCCGGACAGGGGCCTGATGGACCTGGGACTCGCGAAGCTGCCGGCGATCATCCCCTTCGACAGCGATCGGAACCGGACGGCGCCCGTCGCCTTCACGGGGGACAAGTTCGAGTTCCGGGCGCCCGGCGCCTCGCAGTCCATCGCCCTGCCCGTGACGATGTTCGCCTCGATCTGGGCCTGGGGAGTGCAGCAGCTTACCGAGATGATCGAGGCGCGGAGTGCGGGGGGCGGGGATCCCGTAGACGTGGCCCTGGATGCGGTGAAGGAGGCCGTGAGACGGGGGGGCAAGATCCTGTTCGAGGGGGACGCCTATTCGCACGAGTGGCACGGGGAGGCACGGCGCCGGGGCCTGATCCAGGCCGAGACCCTGCCCGGCAAGATCGACCTCCTGCTGCTGCCGGAGAACAGGAGGATGCTCGACGAACTGGGGGTGTTCCGCGCACACGAGCTGGAGGCCCTGCACGACATCCGGATGGAGTCCTTCGTGAGGGCGCTCGAGATCGAGGTGGCGATACTCTACGACATGCTGTGGGAGGGGGTTCTCCCCGCCATCTCCAGGCAGCTGGTCCTGGAGAAAAACTCCCTCTCCGCCCTGGACGGGATGGATTTCCAGGAGGCCGCCCCCTGGCGGGAGTACATTCTTGACCTGGGCCGGACCAAGGCGCTGCTGATCGCGGACGCCCACAGGCTGAACGAGCTCCGCGGCCGCATGGCGGAGCTGCCCGTCAGGGAGAGGGCGGACTTCCTCGTCGGGACGGTCGTCCCCCTGATGGAGACGATCCGCGGGCGCTGCGACGCCGCCGAGCTGAACATCGCGGCCGATATCTGGCCGTATCCCATATCGCGCAACCTGCTGTCGCTGTCGGTATAA
- a CDS encoding metal ABC transporter solute-binding protein, Zn/Mn family, which yields MKRFKVLRVLSLSLFLLSAAVGWAEVRVVATTTMLADLAGVVGGPHVAVEALMGPGIDPHLYQASAGDVGRMQNADVVVYNGLHLEGKMGDVFAALNRQGKTVVCIADGIDKADLLTEEGGIPDPHIWFDVRLWKDAALELARGLGEADPERAGDYRANAENYRKELDALQDYITEKVKEVPEGQRVMVTAHDAFNYFGRAYGFEVRGLQGISTAAEAGTADVRALADFIVERRIKAVFVESSVPRKTIEALQDAVKAKGFDVGIGGELYSDSLGGAGSGAETYILTVRANVDTITGALK from the coding sequence ATGAAACGCTTCAAAGTGCTGAGGGTCCTGTCGCTTTCCCTGTTCCTGCTCTCCGCCGCCGTCGGCTGGGCCGAGGTCCGGGTCGTCGCCACGACGACGATGCTCGCCGATCTGGCCGGGGTCGTCGGAGGCCCGCACGTTGCGGTGGAGGCCTTGATGGGGCCCGGAATCGATCCGCATCTCTACCAGGCCAGCGCGGGGGATGTGGGCAGGATGCAGAATGCGGACGTCGTCGTCTACAACGGGCTGCACCTCGAGGGCAAGATGGGGGACGTCTTTGCGGCCCTGAACCGGCAGGGCAAGACCGTGGTGTGCATCGCCGACGGCATCGACAAGGCGGACCTTCTGACGGAGGAAGGGGGCATTCCGGACCCGCACATCTGGTTCGACGTGCGGCTCTGGAAGGATGCCGCCTTGGAGCTCGCCCGCGGGCTGGGCGAGGCGGACCCCGAGCGCGCCGGGGATTACAGGGCCAACGCCGAGAACTACAGGAAGGAGCTGGATGCCCTTCAGGATTACATCACGGAAAAAGTGAAGGAGGTTCCCGAGGGGCAGCGCGTTATGGTCACGGCTCACGACGCCTTCAACTACTTCGGCAGGGCCTACGGCTTCGAGGTGCGCGGACTTCAGGGGATCAGCACGGCGGCCGAGGCGGGGACCGCGGACGTCAGGGCCTTGGCGGACTTCATCGTCGAACGCAGGATCAAGGCGGTCTTCGTGGAGTCCTCCGTTCCGCGCAAGACCATCGAGGCCCTCCAGGACGCGGTGAAGGCCAAGGGCTTCGATGTCGGCATCGGCGGAGAGCTCTACTCCGATTCGCTCGGCGGGGCCGGCTCGGGGGCCGAGACCTATATCCTGACGGTCAGGGCGAACGTCGACACCATCACGGGCGCCCTGAAGTAA
- a CDS encoding metal ABC transporter ATP-binding protein, whose protein sequence is MQLTEEAPWALEVEDLTVAYDIEPVLWDVDLGIPRGSLTAVIGPNGAGKSTLIKAVLNLVRCVAGEVRIHAERVAYVPQSGSVDWDFPATVRDVVLMGRYGHLGWFRRPGAADRRIAMETLSQVGMADFADRQISQLSGGQQQRVFLARALAQEADLYLMDEPFKGVDARTERIIVDLLKLLKGKGKTVVVVHHDLHTVRSYFDRAVLLNLRLIAAGPTDEVFTEENIRRTYRSTETLLGENA, encoded by the coding sequence ATGCAGCTGACCGAAGAGGCTCCCTGGGCGCTGGAGGTCGAGGACCTCACGGTCGCCTACGATATCGAACCGGTGCTCTGGGACGTGGACCTCGGCATTCCCAGGGGCAGCCTGACCGCGGTCATCGGCCCCAACGGCGCGGGCAAGAGCACCCTGATCAAGGCCGTGCTGAATCTGGTGCGCTGCGTCGCGGGCGAGGTGCGCATTCATGCCGAACGGGTCGCCTACGTGCCACAGAGCGGCAGCGTGGACTGGGATTTTCCCGCGACGGTCCGGGACGTGGTCCTGATGGGGCGCTACGGGCACTTGGGATGGTTCCGGCGGCCTGGAGCGGCGGACCGGCGAATTGCGATGGAGACCCTGTCCCAGGTGGGGATGGCCGATTTCGCGGATCGGCAGATCAGCCAGCTCTCCGGAGGGCAGCAGCAGCGCGTCTTTCTGGCCCGGGCCCTGGCTCAGGAGGCGGACCTCTACCTGATGGACGAGCCCTTCAAGGGCGTGGACGCGCGAACGGAGCGGATCATCGTCGATCTGCTCAAGCTCCTGAAGGGCAAGGGGAAGACCGTCGTCGTGGTGCACCACGACCTCCATACGGTCCGAAGCTACTTCGATCGTGCGGTGCTGCTCAATCTGCGCCTCATCGCAGCGGGGCCGACCGACGAGGTCTTCACGGAGGAGAACATAAGGCGCACCTACCGCAGCACGGAGACGCTTTTGGGGGAGAACGCGTGA
- a CDS encoding metal ABC transporter permease: MSALSLFHDYTFQVVALGAALLGMTSGLIGSFAVLRRESLLGDVVSHAALPGIAAVFLMTGTKDTVWLLVGALCSGLAATGFILGVVRYSRIRFDTALALGMSVFFGLGLVLLTYVQKIPNSNQAGLQRFIFGQAAILLKGDILVIAVTGAVLLALTLLFWKELKLLSFDPEFARSLGLPTRALNVLLSAMTVAAIIAGLQTVGVILMSAMLVAPAVAARQWTNRLGVMVGLASLFGAVSGVAGTLASSAAAKLPAGPAIVVAADVIVLVSLAFGRARESRGRRGRAADRVSRA; encoded by the coding sequence ATGAGCGCGCTCTCCCTGTTTCATGACTACACCTTTCAGGTGGTCGCCCTGGGGGCCGCCCTGCTGGGCATGACCAGCGGGCTGATCGGCAGCTTTGCGGTGCTGCGCCGCGAGAGCCTGCTGGGGGACGTCGTGTCCCACGCGGCGTTGCCGGGCATCGCAGCCGTTTTTCTGATGACCGGGACGAAGGATACCGTGTGGCTGCTGGTCGGAGCCCTGTGCTCGGGACTGGCGGCCACCGGTTTCATCCTCGGCGTCGTGCGCTACTCCCGCATCCGGTTCGACACTGCGCTGGCCCTTGGGATGTCGGTGTTCTTCGGGCTGGGGCTGGTTCTGCTCACCTACGTGCAGAAGATCCCGAACTCGAACCAGGCGGGCCTCCAGCGCTTCATCTTCGGCCAGGCCGCCATCCTCCTGAAGGGCGACATCCTCGTCATTGCGGTCACGGGGGCCGTGCTGCTGGCCCTCACGCTCCTGTTCTGGAAGGAGCTCAAGCTGCTGAGCTTCGATCCGGAGTTCGCGAGGAGCCTCGGGCTTCCCACCCGCGCCCTGAACGTCCTCCTGTCCGCGATGACCGTCGCGGCCATCATCGCGGGCCTCCAGACCGTCGGGGTCATTTTGATGAGCGCGATGCTGGTGGCCCCGGCCGTCGCCGCCCGGCAGTGGACGAATCGGCTGGGGGTCATGGTGGGGCTGGCTTCCCTCTTCGGCGCCGTATCGGGCGTGGCGGGGACTCTGGCCAGCTCCGCGGCGGCGAAGCTTCCCGCCGGCCCCGCCATCGTCGTGGCCGCGGACGTGATCGTGCTCGTCAGCCTGGCCTTCGGCAGGGCCAGGGAAAGCCGGGGGCGGAGAGGGAGGGCGGCGGACCGTGTCTCCCGCGCTTGA
- a CDS encoding metal ABC transporter permease, whose protein sequence is MSPALEIQLIAVLVAVACALPGCFLVLRRMSMMSDAITHTLLLGIVLAFLATHSLTSPFLIVGAASVGLLTVWMAEALQHSRRVSEDSAIGLTFPLLFSIAIVLITRYADSVHLDADAVLLGELAFAPFDRMIVGGADIGPRAAWSMGCVLLLNLAALSLFFKELKLTTFDPVLAALMGFAPVWLHYGLMAAVSITAVAAFQAVGSILVVAFMIGPPASAYLLTDDLRRMVVLSALIGGLNAVAGYWMAAWLDVSIAGSIAVMTGLSFLGVFILSPSRGLLSVVRRRARQRMEYRERIVLIHLHHHEGSGTEAQESGIDSIHRHLGWPRPLAEAVLRRLEERGRIRIEGGVAKPADADRPEGGE, encoded by the coding sequence GTGTCTCCCGCGCTTGAGATCCAGCTGATCGCGGTCCTCGTCGCCGTCGCCTGTGCGCTGCCGGGCTGCTTTCTCGTGCTGCGCCGGATGTCCATGATGTCCGACGCCATCACCCATACCCTGCTGCTGGGGATCGTCCTCGCGTTCCTGGCCACGCACAGCCTGACCTCCCCGTTCCTGATCGTGGGGGCCGCGTCGGTCGGCCTGCTTACGGTCTGGATGGCGGAGGCGCTTCAGCACTCGCGCCGCGTCTCCGAGGATTCCGCCATCGGCCTGACCTTCCCGCTGCTCTTCAGCATCGCGATCGTCCTCATCACACGCTATGCGGATTCCGTCCATCTGGATGCGGACGCCGTGCTGCTGGGGGAGCTGGCCTTCGCCCCATTCGACCGCATGATCGTGGGCGGCGCCGACATCGGCCCCAGGGCGGCCTGGTCGATGGGCTGCGTGCTGCTGCTCAACCTCGCCGCCCTTTCCCTGTTCTTCAAGGAGTTGAAGCTGACGACGTTCGATCCCGTCCTGGCGGCTCTGATGGGCTTCGCCCCCGTGTGGCTGCACTACGGCCTGATGGCGGCGGTGTCGATCACCGCCGTGGCGGCCTTTCAGGCCGTGGGATCCATCCTGGTGGTCGCATTCATGATCGGGCCTCCGGCGAGCGCCTACCTGCTGACCGACGACCTGAGGCGCATGGTCGTCCTGAGCGCCCTCATCGGGGGGCTGAACGCCGTGGCGGGGTATTGGATGGCCGCATGGCTGGACGTCTCCATCGCGGGCAGCATCGCCGTGATGACGGGGCTCTCGTTTCTCGGCGTCTTCATCCTGTCGCCGAGCCGGGGGCTGCTGAGCGTCGTGCGGCGGCGGGCCCGGCAAAGGATGGAGTACCGGGAGCGCATCGTCCTGATCCACCTGCACCACCACGAGGGCAGCGGGACCGAGGCCCAGGAATCGGGCATCGACTCCATTCATCGGCACCTCGGCTGGCCGAGGCCCCTCGCCGAGGCCGTGCTGCGGCGCCTCGAAGAGAGGGGGCGCATCCGCATCGAGGGCGGGGTGGCCAAGCCCGCCGATGCCGATCGGCCGGAGGGAGGGGAATAG
- the allE gene encoding (S)-ureidoglycine aminohydrolase has protein sequence MGYPKGNLTTRAVVKPGLYTVIPPEGRVKNVLPFFEGFSTTILASPKYGASFVFYISTVEPGAKTTKTWCAEEGIETFVYFMDGEGELTVRIGGEEKALKQGGYAYSPAGVGMDFLNKSNGTMRILFYKQRYTPIEGHSARTVWGNVHDIPERIYEDMANVFLQDLLPTDLGFDMNFHILSFEPAGCHPFIETHVQEHGAYMLSGQGVYILGDDYVQVQKEDFVWFGPFTQQAVYATGRERLSYIYSKDFNRDAEI, from the coding sequence ATGGGTTATCCGAAGGGCAACCTGACGACGCGGGCAGTGGTGAAACCTGGTCTTTACACGGTGATTCCCCCGGAGGGGCGGGTGAAGAACGTCCTTCCCTTCTTCGAGGGCTTTTCGACCACCATTCTGGCCTCTCCGAAGTACGGGGCCAGCTTCGTGTTCTACATCTCGACCGTCGAGCCGGGCGCGAAGACCACGAAGACCTGGTGCGCCGAGGAGGGGATCGAGACCTTCGTCTACTTCATGGATGGCGAGGGCGAGCTGACGGTCCGGATCGGCGGAGAGGAAAAGGCGCTGAAGCAGGGCGGCTACGCCTACTCGCCCGCCGGGGTCGGGATGGACTTCCTCAACAAATCCAACGGGACGATGCGGATTCTCTTCTACAAACAGCGCTACACGCCCATCGAAGGGCATTCCGCGCGCACCGTCTGGGGCAACGTCCACGACATCCCGGAGCGCATCTACGAGGACATGGCCAACGTCTTCCTGCAGGACCTGCTGCCCACGGACCTCGGGTTCGACATGAACTTCCACATTCTGAGCTTCGAGCCGGCCGGGTGCCACCCCTTCATCGAGACCCATGTCCAGGAGCACGGGGCCTACATGCTCTCGGGGCAGGGCGTCTACATTCTGGGCGACGACTACGTCCAGGTGCAGAAGGAGGACTTCGTCTGGTTCGGCCCCTTCACGCAGCAGGCCGTCTACGCCACGGGGCGCGAGCGCCTGAGCTACATCTATTCCAAGGATTTCAACCGGGACGCCGAGATCTAG
- a CDS encoding aspartate/ornithine carbamoyltransferase family protein, whose protein sequence is MALPKSFTPFQIKDKLAETGLRGKNFEFLTDYTRQQLQSLFEAGEMLEPYWRSKLNLMEGKVLATLFFQPSTRTRFSTEVAMLRLGGSVLSESNPTTSSSTAKGESLSDYLRTVSVYADIIALRHPNDAEVFPALSGARVPVISGGWGNVTHPTQGLLDVYTIYRALGRFEGVKVMIASSDLSRARSGHSFALGLATMGAELVYVGTSVNPIPQVIMDKIKATGAKVTVHNDLSNEEYMECMADVDACYLPGCSVPKDDPAARAAFLDTIKPFYITLDGLRKIKEKTGKVVGIMHSLPRNDVEFDYAIDDSEFQLYFRQMAFSVPIRMALIAGMVGVD, encoded by the coding sequence ATGGCTTTGCCGAAGAGCTTCACCCCGTTTCAGATCAAGGACAAACTGGCCGAGACGGGGCTCAGGGGAAAGAATTTCGAGTTTTTGACGGATTATACGCGCCAGCAGCTCCAGAGCCTCTTCGAGGCCGGCGAGATGCTGGAGCCCTATTGGCGGTCCAAGCTGAACCTGATGGAGGGCAAGGTGCTGGCGACGCTCTTCTTTCAGCCGAGCACCCGCACGCGCTTCAGCACGGAGGTCGCCATGCTGCGCCTCGGCGGCAGCGTACTCTCGGAGTCGAATCCCACCACCAGTTCCTCCACCGCGAAGGGCGAATCGCTCTCGGACTATCTCCGTACCGTGTCGGTCTACGCGGACATCATCGCCCTCCGGCACCCCAACGATGCGGAGGTCTTCCCCGCGCTCTCCGGTGCGCGCGTCCCCGTGATCAGCGGGGGCTGGGGCAACGTCACGCACCCCACCCAGGGCCTGCTCGACGTCTACACCATCTACCGGGCGCTGGGCCGTTTCGAGGGCGTGAAGGTCATGATCGCCTCCTCGGACCTGTCCAGGGCGCGCAGCGGTCACTCCTTCGCCCTGGGGCTGGCCACCATGGGGGCGGAGCTGGTGTACGTCGGGACGAGCGTCAACCCCATCCCGCAGGTCATCATGGACAAGATCAAGGCGACGGGGGCCAAGGTCACGGTGCACAACGACCTGAGCAACGAGGAGTACATGGAGTGCATGGCTGATGTCGACGCCTGCTACCTTCCGGGATGCAGCGTGCCCAAGGACGACCCTGCGGCGCGCGCGGCCTTCCTGGACACGATCAAGCCGTTCTACATCACCCTCGACGGCCTCAGGAAGATCAAGGAGAAGACCGGCAAGGTCGTAGGCATCATGCATTCTCTGCCTCGCAACGACGTGGAGTTCGACTACGCGATCGACGACAGCGAGTTCCAGCTCTATTTCCGCCAGATGGCCTTCAGCGTTCCCATCCGCATGGCGCTGATCGCCGGAATGGTCGGTGTGGACTGA
- a CDS encoding YfcC family protein — protein sequence MKEMPLNRKTRFAEPHIFAILFFFIVLMALCTRIVPAGLYNRVPIEVEGSTRMMVDPSSYRRVENTPVDLLGIFMSIPRGFTEAAAVIAVTFCVGGAFGVVKRTGAISIGVAALARRMSKRGILVIPVLMVVFSAIAAFIGTQELSLIYVPIILPLMLALGFDSITAAATALCATTAGFTGAITNPFTVGLAQKISDIPLYSGSSYRFLVLVVLTFSTVLYVMRYAGKVRKDPSKSLVREVDERWRAQFAAEGETTRTKATTREMLAGVSAVLMFAWMIWGVLAWKWEMIHMAGMLLAIGLVSGVLGGLNPNAICRAFEEGFGEVLLGAMIMGVARGVAVVMTQGQIIDTVIHYMAQMIQNIPPAVNAVGMFLAQTGFNFLVSSGSGQAVITMPIMAPLSDLVGVTRQVAILAFQLGDGLSNIIFPTSGYFMAVLALAKVPWDRWLRFMLPLFFIQALLGSGFLVVAQMIGWQ from the coding sequence ATGAAGGAAATGCCTCTCAACAGAAAAACGCGTTTTGCCGAGCCCCATATTTTTGCCATCCTCTTCTTCTTTATCGTTCTGATGGCTCTCTGTACCCGCATCGTTCCCGCAGGCCTCTACAACCGCGTCCCTATCGAAGTGGAAGGCTCCACACGCATGATGGTGGACCCCTCCTCCTATCGTCGGGTGGAGAACACCCCGGTGGACCTGTTGGGCATCTTCATGTCCATTCCCCGGGGGTTCACGGAGGCTGCGGCCGTAATCGCCGTGACCTTCTGTGTGGGGGGAGCGTTCGGCGTCGTCAAGCGTACCGGAGCCATTTCCATCGGAGTCGCAGCGCTGGCACGACGGATGTCCAAGCGAGGCATCCTGGTCATCCCCGTTTTGATGGTGGTCTTTTCCGCCATAGCGGCCTTTATAGGAACCCAGGAACTTTCGCTGATCTACGTGCCCATCATCCTGCCTTTGATGCTGGCGCTTGGGTTCGATTCCATTACAGCCGCCGCTACAGCGCTTTGCGCTACGACGGCCGGCTTCACCGGAGCGATCACCAACCCGTTCACGGTCGGCCTGGCCCAAAAGATCTCCGACATACCGCTCTACTCCGGATCCAGCTACCGCTTCCTTGTGCTCGTTGTTCTGACCTTTTCCACGGTCCTCTACGTCATGCGCTACGCGGGGAAGGTCCGAAAGGATCCCTCAAAAAGCCTCGTACGCGAGGTCGACGAGCGCTGGCGGGCGCAATTTGCCGCCGAGGGGGAGACGACACGTACCAAGGCAACGACGCGCGAGATGCTGGCGGGGGTCTCAGCCGTATTGATGTTTGCCTGGATGATCTGGGGCGTCCTGGCCTGGAAATGGGAGATGATCCACATGGCCGGGATGCTGCTGGCCATCGGACTGGTCTCCGGGGTACTCGGAGGCCTGAATCCCAATGCCATCTGCCGCGCCTTCGAGGAAGGGTTCGGAGAGGTCCTGCTGGGAGCCATGATCATGGGAGTGGCGCGCGGCGTGGCCGTGGTGATGACCCAGGGGCAGATCATCGACACCGTGATCCACTATATGGCGCAGATGATCCAGAACATCCCGCCGGCAGTGAATGCCGTGGGGATGTTCCTGGCTCAGACGGGGTTCAACTTCCTGGTGTCCTCGGGCAGCGGTCAGGCCGTCATCACAATGCCCATCATGGCGCCCTTGTCGGATTTGGTGGGCGTCACCAGACAGGTCGCCATCCTGGCCTTTCAGCTTGGGGATGGATTGTCGAACATCATCTTCCCGACTTCCGGCTACTTCATGGCCGTTCTGGCTCTGGCCAAGGTCCCTTGGGACCGCTGGTTGCGCTTCATGCTGCCGCTGTTTTTCATCCAAGCCTTACTGGGCAGCGGATTTTTGGTGGTGGCGCAGATGATCGGCTGGCAGTGA
- a CDS encoding dicarboxylate/amino acid:cation symporter, whose amino-acid sequence MTETSATPKKFKISLTHSILLATVLGMVTGYIVGPSIAPIKIFGDIFLRLIQMSVPLIILGAVLEAVGQINPKELGKLGFKMFAWFGISTVLAAVVGLGLAFAIQPGVGLPPMETANPVQPPTQTITQVILNFFPVNIVDSMAKGSMIQVIVFAIVLGVAVSLNVRDDGDRSLLNGLRVFNRSLLTMIKVIMRTAPLGVFSLMAWVSGSLGFDIILPLAKYLGGIALGVVLIMVVMIAVTAVYVGVNPFKLAAKLSEMTLVAATTTSSAISLPVKMQDSENKLGVSKKISNLVNPLGMVLNSAGQALFLSMGSIMIAQFFHIDMPLSRAIQVVAISTLACMGTLAVPGGALIILASLMPTLGLPAEGIAILASVDWFRGMITTIPNVDCDALIALIIAKGEGEFNRDIFDGKVDPTRTAA is encoded by the coding sequence ATGACAGAAACCAGCGCCACCCCAAAAAAGTTCAAAATTTCCCTGACGCACAGCATCCTTCTGGCCACCGTGCTGGGCATGGTGACGGGATACATCGTCGGGCCGAGCATCGCGCCGATCAAGATCTTCGGCGACATCTTCCTGCGTCTGATCCAGATGTCCGTGCCTCTGATCATCCTCGGCGCGGTCCTGGAGGCCGTGGGACAGATCAACCCCAAGGAGCTCGGCAAGCTGGGCTTCAAGATGTTTGCGTGGTTCGGCATCTCCACGGTCCTGGCTGCCGTCGTCGGACTCGGACTGGCCTTTGCGATCCAGCCCGGCGTCGGGCTCCCGCCCATGGAGACGGCGAATCCGGTCCAGCCTCCGACTCAGACGATAACGCAGGTCATCCTCAACTTCTTCCCCGTCAACATCGTCGACTCCATGGCCAAGGGCTCCATGATCCAGGTCATCGTCTTCGCGATCGTGCTGGGGGTGGCGGTCAGCCTGAACGTCAGGGACGACGGAGACCGCTCCCTGCTGAACGGGCTGCGCGTCTTCAACAGGTCCCTCCTGACCATGATCAAGGTGATCATGAGGACCGCGCCCCTGGGCGTCTTCTCGCTCATGGCCTGGGTCTCGGGGTCCCTGGGCTTCGACATCATCCTTCCGCTGGCCAAGTACCTTGGCGGCATCGCGCTCGGCGTCGTCCTCATCATGGTGGTCATGATCGCCGTCACCGCGGTCTACGTGGGGGTCAATCCCTTCAAGCTGGCCGCCAAGCTCAGCGAGATGACCCTGGTCGCCGCGACGACCACGTCCTCCGCCATATCCCTGCCCGTCAAGATGCAGGACTCGGAGAACAAGCTGGGCGTCAGCAAGAAGATCTCGAACCTCGTCAACCCCCTGGGCATGGTGCTCAACAGCGCGGGACAGGCCCTGTTCCTGTCCATGGGCAGCATCATGATCGCCCAGTTCTTCCACATCGACATGCCCCTCAGCAGGGCCATTCAGGTCGTCGCCATCTCCACCCTGGCCTGCATGGGTACCCTGGCGGTTCCGGGCGGGGCCCTGATCATCCTGGCGAGCCTCATGCCGACCCTGGGGCTTCCTGCGGAGGGCATCGCCATCCTGGCGAGCGTGGACTGGTTCCGGGGCATGATCACGACGATCCCGAACGTCGACTGCGACGCGCTGATCGCCCTGATCATCGCGAAGGGCGAGGGCGAGTTCAACCGGGACATCTTCGACGGCAAGGTCGATCCCACGCGGACCGCGGCATGA